A single window of Anas acuta chromosome 31, bAnaAcu1.1, whole genome shotgun sequence DNA harbors:
- the LOC137846307 gene encoding butyrophilin subfamily 1 member A1-like isoform X2, with product MSLSIMLSFPFCLAEKKDAKLEEQAAELAWRDFLLSHYRVKMTLDPRTAHPMLVLSQGNCSVRRETERQQVPKAPERFDTSCCVLGREEFREGRHCWEVEVEGEKGTYSSLAVGVARASVKRKGKINMSPEEGIWAVQYNDGQLTSLTSPPTHLSLSPVPTRLWVCLDFTQGQVSFINHDNRVKIFTFTDVFRKGEGMHPWFWLGTNAQLCLRDNTL from the exons ATGTCCCTTTCCATcatgctttcctttcccttttgtttggcagagaaaaaagatgcaaagcttG aggaacaagctgcagagctgg catggaGAGATTTTCTGCTGTCTCATTATAGAG tgaagATGACCCTGGATCCACGCACGGCTCATCCCATGCTTGTCCTGTCTCAGGGCAACTGCAGTGTGAGACGGGAAACTGAACGGCAGCAGGTGCCCAAAGCCCCGGAGAGATTTGACACTAGTTGCTGCGTTCTGGGCCGTGAGGAGTTCAGAGAGGGGAGGCACTgctgggaggtggaggtggagggggagaagggaacGTATTCAAGTTTGGCCGTGGGGGTGGCCAGGGCATCggtgaagaggaaggggaagatcAACATGAGCCCTGAAGAAGGGATCTGGGCTGTGCAGTACAATGATGGGCAGCTCACGTCTCTCACATCTCCTCCCACCcacttgtccctgtcccctgtccccacaagGCTCTGGGTCTGTCTGGACTTTACCCAGGGGCAGGTGTCTTTTATAAACCATGACAATCGGGTCAAGATCTTCACTTTCACAGATGTCTTCCGGAAAGGGGAGGGCATGCACCCCTGGTTCTGGCTGGGGACGAATGCCCAGCTGTGCCTGAGGGACAACACCCTGTag